The following proteins are encoded in a genomic region of Magallana gigas chromosome 1, xbMagGiga1.1, whole genome shotgun sequence:
- the LOC117687500 gene encoding talin-2-like has translation MMKSMLESANEPVTDLSYFECLDSVIEKSKLLGDSMTGITNHAKKGDLENFCDSVGNFSTSVCGLTEAASQAAYLVGIADGASEPGRPGLVDQSQFAQANQAIQMAC, from the exons ATGATGAAATCTATGCTGGAGAGTGCCAATGAGCCAGTGACCGACCTGTCGTATTTCGAATGTCTGGACTCCGTCATAGAGAAATCTAAG CTGTTGGGAGACTCTATGACTGGGATCACGAACCACGCCAAGAAGGGTGACCTGGAAAACTTCTGTGACTCCGTGGGGAACTTCTCAACATCTGTTTGTGGACTCACTGAGGCCGCCTCACAG GCGGCCTACCTTGTGGGCATTGCTGATGGAGCGTCAGAACCTGGAAGGCCCGGGCTGGTGGACCAGTCCCAGTTTGCCCAGGCTAACCAGGCCATACAGATGGCGTGTTAG